The Polyangium aurulentum genomic interval GCGCATTGCGGCGGGCGCAGAGCACACCTGCGCGCTTCTGTCGGGCGGCGAGGTGAAATGCTGGGGCCGCAATGATCTCGGCCAGCTCGGCGACGGCGCACAGCCGAAGCGCCCCGCGGCGAAGCGCTCGAACGTGGCCAGCGTCGTCTCGACGTCTTCGGGCGGAGCCCCCGTGGTGGTCGCGGGGCTCGAGGATGCGCTGCGCGTCGCGCTCGGCGGCCGCCACGCGTGCGCGCTGCGCCTGGGCGGCAGGGTCGTTTGCTGGGGCGAGGACGAGGCGGGGCAGCTCGGCGGCGGGGGCCATTCACCGCCCGCAAAGCCCGGCGCGCGCCCTCCACCGCCGCCGAAGCTCGCGGCGGTGACGGGCGTGAAAGGGGCCAAAGATCTCGCCCTCGGAGCGCACTTCGGCTGTGCGCTCCTCGGCGACGGCACGGCGCGCTGCTGGGGCGCCAATGGCGCGGGCCAGCTCGGCGACGGCACGACCGTCCATCGCCCTGCCCCGGTCGTCGTCGCCGGGCTGTCGGGCGTGACGGCCATCGCGCTCGGGGCCGAGCACGGCTGTGCAATCGTCGAGGGCGGCGCGGTGCGTTGCTGGGGAAAGAATGACCGCGGGCAGCTCGGCGACGGCACGCGCGAGCCTCGGAGCGCGCCCGTATCGGTCGTGGGCCTGTCCGGGGTGCGAGCGATCGCGGCCGGCGGCGGGCATACATGCGCCGCGCTCGGCGATGGAACTTTACAATGCTGGGGAGAGAACGGCTCGGGTGAGGTCGGCGACGGCACGAGCGAGGACCGCGCCGATCCCGTCCCTGTTGCGTGGTGAAAGATCCGTGCCCGAGGCGTCCGCGGGGGAGGGGACTCGGATATACTGCCCGTCCTTCGGGAGTGGAGGTGAGCGATATGAGGCTTGTTCTAGCGAGTAGCTTGGTCGTTCTGGTCGCGGTTGGATGCAGCGCGAACTCGAATCCGAACACATTCACGAGCGGCGGAGAGGGCGGCGCGGGCGGCTCGGGGCAGGGCGGCTGGGGAACCGGCGCCTCGGGGCAGGGCGGCGAGGGCGGCACGATCTTCACTGGCAGCGGCGGCAGCGGCGGGGGCAATACCGGCGACGATTGCAGCACGGAGGCGAAGCTCGTCTACGTGCTTTCGGACGAGAACGAGCTGTACAGCTTCGACCCGCCCTCGAAGCTCTTCAAAAAGATCGGCACGCTCGGCTGCAACACGCCGATGAGCCCGAACTCGATGGCCATCGATCGAAATGCGGTGGCGTGGGTGAACTACGTCACCAGCGGTGACACGGCGGGCGCCATCTGGAAGGTGAGCACGAAGGACGCGAGCTGCGATCCCGCGCCCGCGGTGACGCTGCCTTCGCAGTGGGTCCGCCTGGGAATGGGCTATTCGACGAACGGGGCAGGGAACGCGGGCGAGACGCTGTTCGTGACGGGCACCGGGCAGATCGGCGCGGGCAACAGCCCCGGGCTCGGGAAGATCGAGAATGGCACGCTGTCGCCCATCTCCAATTTCAGCCCCAACACGTTCACGGGGGAGAGCGCCGAGCTGACGGGCACGGGCGACGGCCGGCTCTTCGGGTATTTCACGACGTTCCCGGTGTACGTGGGAGAGATCAACAAGGCCACGGGCGCGGTGACGAACCAGAAGGAAATCGCTG includes:
- a CDS encoding RCC1 domain-containing protein, translated to MPLVTFACGLRTSSPENGKAEAALSCTQALDCPPSNDPCVVSTCFEGACMMVQAAANTIVPQQKAGDCRMAVCDGNGGMVEIEDELDLPADDGNECTEAACAEGSGKHAPRALGETCGKGGVCNGRGKCGACLPGKQRCEGNALAVCGGEGEWSRASCPAQKPVCNRAACVGVAQFALGGAHSCARLEDGTARCFGAEGRLGDDGVLVHVTALLGAHDVALGEAHSCALGGGGVVACWGANTFGQLGDGGTESRSAPTAVPGLAGATRIAAGAEHTCALLSGGEVKCWGRNDLGQLGDGAQPKRPAAKRSNVASVVSTSSGGAPVVVAGLEDALRVALGGRHACALRLGGRVVCWGEDEAGQLGGGGHSPPAKPGARPPPPPKLAAVTGVKGAKDLALGAHFGCALLGDGTARCWGANGAGQLGDGTTVHRPAPVVVAGLSGVTAIALGAEHGCAIVEGGAVRCWGKNDRGQLGDGTREPRSAPVSVVGLSGVRAIAAGGGHTCAALGDGTLQCWGENGSGEVGDGTSEDRADPVPVAW